The following are encoded together in the Streptomyces rapamycinicus NRRL 5491 genome:
- a CDS encoding LysR family transcriptional regulator — MESQLSLRRLEVFCLVVEEGSVTRAAERLRVAQPAVSSQLRALEQWIGARLFVRTSGRMVLTEAGGRAHLWAREMLARCLQVRRDVEELTLGTGGSVVLASSLAVGTYLLPPLMTALRAERPGADITVHVAQPEHALHAVEIGEVDFAVMTRDERALPTSIVAETLLDEPLILCASPDGPPTADSVSLSALPKLPIVGVPRHVAFQRSIDTQLQELGVGELDTVIRLGHAEAIKTAVIEHGWAAIFPRYSVERDLAEGRLRAIEFTDGALHERIGLFYRTDKYFSPLQASALDAIRLAGR; from the coding sequence ATGGAATCCCAACTTTCACTGCGCAGACTCGAGGTCTTCTGCCTCGTAGTGGAGGAAGGCAGCGTGACGCGCGCCGCCGAGCGGCTCAGAGTCGCCCAGCCGGCGGTCTCCAGCCAGCTCCGCGCACTGGAGCAATGGATCGGGGCGCGGCTGTTCGTCCGGACCTCCGGCCGCATGGTGCTGACCGAGGCCGGCGGCCGGGCCCACCTGTGGGCCCGGGAGATGCTGGCCAGGTGCCTGCAGGTCCGCCGCGACGTGGAGGAGCTGACACTCGGCACGGGAGGCAGTGTCGTGCTCGCCTCCAGCCTGGCCGTCGGCACCTATCTGCTACCGCCCCTGATGACGGCGTTGCGCGCCGAGCGGCCCGGAGCCGACATCACTGTCCATGTCGCCCAGCCGGAACACGCACTGCACGCCGTGGAGATCGGCGAAGTCGACTTCGCCGTGATGACCCGCGACGAACGCGCCCTCCCCACCTCCATCGTCGCCGAGACGCTGCTGGACGAGCCCTTGATCCTTTGCGCCAGTCCCGATGGACCGCCTACGGCGGACTCCGTCTCGCTGAGCGCCCTTCCCAAACTGCCCATAGTGGGAGTGCCCAGGCATGTGGCGTTTCAGAGGAGCATCGACACTCAGCTGCAGGAACTGGGCGTCGGCGAGCTCGACACGGTCATTCGGCTCGGCCATGCCGAAGCGATCAAGACAGCGGTCATCGAGCACGGCTGGGCGGCAATCTTCCCCCGCTACTCAGTGGAACGTGATCTCGCAGAGGGAAGACTTCGAGCGATCGAGTTCACCGATGGAGCCCTGCACGAACGCATCGGGCTGTTCTACCGGACGGACAAGTACTTCTCTCCGCTGCAGGCATCCGCACTGGACGCCATCAGGCTGGCGGGGCGGTAG
- a CDS encoding fumarylacetoacetate hydrolase family protein: MKLARFHTPPDGSGASFGVVDGDEVVDLGHRMASFEAMLTELHNATPRPDDPRWPVSTVTWQPPIGTHAKVVCVGYNYPSHAVESQEAPREWPTLFTRFPDSFVGAGRSVVRPYDTDSLDWEGEVAFVVGHPARRVTADRADRHIAGFTCMAENSVRDWQLHTRQATAGKNWYASGSCGPWLVTPDELGDGPLRVTTRLNDTVVQDDSTHRLAFSFGELLAYISAFTPLRPGDVIATGTPQGIGHRQDPPRYLRPGDELEVEVSGVGVLRNPVTDEARSLNPAEVHR; encoded by the coding sequence ATGAAGCTGGCGCGCTTCCACACACCACCTGACGGATCCGGGGCGTCGTTCGGTGTGGTCGACGGAGACGAAGTGGTTGACCTAGGGCACCGCATGGCCTCCTTCGAGGCGATGCTGACCGAGCTCCACAACGCCACGCCACGCCCCGACGACCCGCGCTGGCCCGTCAGCACCGTCACATGGCAGCCCCCCATCGGGACGCACGCCAAGGTCGTGTGCGTCGGGTACAACTACCCGTCCCACGCCGTGGAGTCCCAGGAGGCGCCGCGCGAGTGGCCCACCCTGTTCACCCGTTTCCCCGACTCCTTCGTCGGCGCGGGACGTTCGGTGGTCCGGCCGTACGACACGGATTCCCTGGACTGGGAGGGCGAAGTGGCCTTCGTGGTCGGTCACCCGGCGCGCCGGGTGACCGCCGACCGCGCGGACCGGCATATCGCGGGCTTCACCTGCATGGCGGAGAACAGTGTGCGGGACTGGCAGTTGCACACACGGCAAGCGACCGCGGGCAAGAACTGGTACGCCAGTGGCTCCTGCGGGCCCTGGCTCGTCACCCCCGACGAACTGGGGGACGGCCCGCTGCGGGTGACCACCCGGCTCAACGACACGGTCGTGCAGGACGACTCGACCCACCGGCTGGCCTTCTCCTTCGGCGAACTGCTCGCATACATCAGTGCCTTCACCCCACTGCGACCCGGCGACGTCATCGCCACCGGGACCCCCCAGGGCATCGGCCACCGGCAAGATCCCCCCCGGTATCTGCGCCCGGGAGACGAGCTCGAAGTCGAAGTGTCGGGTGTCGGCGTGCTCCGGAACCCGGTCACCGACGAGGCACGCTCCCTGAACCCCGCGGAGGTACACCGATGA
- a CDS encoding hydantoinase/oxoprolinase family protein, with amino-acid sequence MSAILGIDIGGTFTDAFLGDDQGNITTAKVPSTPPDFAEGFLNAVDEIGRKLGRSREATLSDVDYICHGTTAALNALVTGNVSRVGLLTTKGHRDSIYIMNVEGRYAGLGPEEIQNVAATRKPPPLLPKRMVKEITERVDYQGNVVVRLDEDKARVAIRELLEDGVAAIAVSLLWSFVNPEHEIRLRKIIEEESPGTYICLSSDLSPKIREYERTVTTVMNAQVGPTLRDYLAPLTEELELRGLNGALLVMQGSGGTVSAQDAPAQAITTIGSVLTGGVVGARNLGRKLGHRNIITSDIGGTTFLVGLVVDGEPVYSSSTTLNQFTVSTPMVNVTSIGSGGGAIAWLDAGGNLRVGPRSAGARPGPACFGQDGVEPTVTDANLVLGILDPKTFAEGTKRLDVDRARKALETRIGAPLGLDAEQAAAAVFEIQNAQTADLLRRVVVGQGHDPRDFVLYAFGGGGPAHCFAYGADLGIKEIYIPLGDANAFSAYGLTTSDVVLSAELSNPATYPFDAARVERQFAELEAGLTARLEAQGVSFTSIGMRRQLDIRYTAQMFEVPTPVGSGPLTDADMDTVISDFEHTYEQMFGRGTGHADAGFQLINHRVFGIGSTAFTPELPIAPKAESEDARVALSGTRRVFLDSRRGWEVTAIYDYARLTHGHRLEGPAIVEAGTTTVVVPRDASAQVDSLRNIILHLDDRRP; translated from the coding sequence ATGAGTGCCATTCTCGGGATAGACATCGGTGGCACGTTCACCGACGCATTTCTGGGTGATGATCAGGGCAACATCACCACCGCCAAAGTTCCATCCACTCCGCCCGATTTTGCGGAGGGGTTTCTCAACGCCGTGGACGAGATCGGCCGCAAGCTCGGCCGGTCCCGTGAGGCGACGCTGTCCGATGTGGACTACATCTGCCACGGAACAACGGCGGCTCTCAACGCATTGGTCACCGGAAACGTCTCCCGGGTTGGACTGCTGACCACAAAAGGGCACCGTGACTCAATTTACATCATGAATGTCGAGGGCCGGTATGCCGGCCTTGGGCCGGAGGAGATCCAGAACGTCGCGGCGACACGCAAGCCTCCGCCGCTCCTGCCCAAACGCATGGTGAAGGAGATCACCGAGCGCGTCGACTACCAGGGAAACGTCGTCGTACGTCTCGACGAGGACAAGGCGCGCGTCGCCATCCGGGAACTACTGGAAGACGGCGTAGCCGCGATAGCGGTGAGCCTGCTGTGGTCCTTTGTCAATCCGGAGCATGAGATCCGGCTCCGCAAGATTATCGAGGAAGAGAGCCCGGGCACCTATATATGCCTGAGCAGTGACCTCAGCCCCAAGATCCGCGAATACGAGCGGACCGTTACCACCGTCATGAACGCGCAGGTCGGTCCGACCCTGCGGGACTATCTGGCACCGCTCACCGAGGAACTCGAGCTCCGCGGGCTGAACGGCGCGCTACTGGTGATGCAAGGGAGCGGGGGAACGGTCTCGGCGCAGGACGCACCCGCACAGGCCATCACGACCATCGGCTCAGTACTCACCGGAGGCGTGGTCGGAGCCCGTAACCTCGGCCGCAAACTGGGCCACCGCAATATCATCACCTCCGACATCGGGGGCACGACGTTCCTGGTCGGCCTGGTGGTCGACGGGGAACCGGTGTACTCCAGCTCCACCACGCTGAACCAGTTCACCGTCAGCACCCCGATGGTCAACGTCACCTCGATCGGCTCGGGCGGCGGTGCGATCGCCTGGCTGGACGCTGGAGGCAATCTGCGCGTCGGCCCGCGCAGTGCCGGCGCCCGCCCGGGGCCCGCCTGCTTCGGCCAGGACGGCGTCGAGCCGACGGTGACCGACGCCAACCTCGTCCTGGGCATCCTCGATCCGAAGACGTTCGCGGAAGGCACCAAGAGGCTGGACGTCGATCGGGCGCGCAAGGCCCTGGAGACCCGGATCGGCGCACCTCTCGGCCTCGATGCCGAGCAGGCCGCTGCCGCGGTCTTCGAGATCCAGAACGCCCAGACCGCCGACCTGCTGCGCCGGGTGGTGGTCGGACAGGGCCACGATCCTCGCGATTTCGTCCTCTACGCCTTCGGCGGTGGCGGTCCCGCGCACTGCTTCGCCTACGGCGCCGATCTCGGAATCAAGGAGATCTATATCCCGCTCGGAGACGCCAACGCGTTCTCGGCTTACGGCCTCACCACCTCCGATGTCGTGCTGTCCGCCGAACTCTCGAACCCCGCGACCTATCCCTTCGACGCGGCGCGGGTCGAGCGGCAATTCGCCGAACTCGAGGCGGGGCTCACTGCTCGGCTCGAGGCCCAGGGAGTGTCGTTCACCTCCATCGGCATGCGCCGGCAGCTCGACATCCGCTATACGGCGCAAATGTTCGAAGTTCCGACGCCGGTGGGCTCGGGCCCGCTCACCGACGCCGACATGGACACCGTGATCTCCGATTTCGAGCACACGTACGAGCAAATGTTCGGTCGCGGAACGGGGCACGCCGACGCCGGCTTCCAGCTCATCAATCACCGTGTCTTCGGCATCGGCTCCACCGCCTTCACTCCTGAGCTGCCGATCGCCCCCAAGGCGGAGAGCGAGGACGCCAGGGTTGCGCTCAGCGGCACCCGGCGAGTCTTCCTGGACTCACGCAGGGGGTGGGAGGTGACGGCGATCTACGACTACGCCCGCCTCACCCACGGACACCGTCTCGAAGGCCCGGCGATCGTCGAGGCCGGCACCACTACCGTCGTCGTACCCCGCGACGCCTCGGCTCAGGTGGACTCCCTGCGCAACATCATTCTTCACCTCGATGACCGGAGGCCATGA